One part of the Bdellovibrio bacteriovorus genome encodes these proteins:
- the nrdD gene encoding anaerobic ribonucleoside-triphosphate reductase gives MIRLTEEQIQKKIEFVQQYKAASNAAEGSKLDANANVTLKNIATLEAEINKDINIQINRSLVAGKIADLFGPDLAKEYVRQIESHEIYVHDETSLKPYCASISMYPLLLQGLKDLGGESKAPQHLESFCGCFVNLVFAVSAQFAGAVATVEWLMYFDHFARLDYGDDYLKTHRRIINNHLQHVVYALNQPAAARGYQSVFWNISAYDEYYFKSLFGDFVFPDGDLPRWDSVKKLQSHFMSWFNDERKKAILTFPVVTAAMLVDDKGPRDLDFATMCADELSRGNSFFMYMSDSADSLASCCRLRNEISDNTFSYSLGAGGVATGSINVITINMNRLVQKNLDLAEMVDKVQKYQVAYRQLMQEYFEAGLLSAYSAGFITLTKQFLTIGINGMVEAAEFSGLSVENSAAYKDFVREKLKVIYDANRKAREKYGFMFNTEFVPAENLGVKNAQWDRKDGLFVPRDCYNSYFYVVENDGVNPLDKMDLHGKEMMQYLDGGSALHLNLEERLTSDGFLKLIRAAALSGCNYWCVNIKITICNVCEHIDKRTLYKCSECGSQDIDHATRVIGYLKRVSAFSKSRQIEAAKRFYHPTPSPVSSLAGTTSPRRSNPESRYTPHRPDGTDRCAEQIPLTT, from the coding sequence ATGATCCGTCTCACAGAAGAGCAGATACAGAAAAAAATCGAATTTGTTCAGCAATACAAAGCCGCCAGCAATGCCGCTGAAGGCTCCAAGCTGGATGCCAACGCCAACGTCACTCTGAAAAACATCGCCACACTGGAGGCCGAGATCAACAAGGACATCAACATCCAGATCAACCGCAGTCTGGTCGCCGGAAAGATCGCCGATCTCTTTGGTCCGGATCTGGCAAAAGAATATGTGCGCCAAATTGAAAGTCATGAAATTTATGTGCATGATGAAACATCTTTAAAGCCCTACTGCGCTTCGATCTCCATGTACCCCCTGCTGTTGCAGGGACTTAAAGATCTGGGTGGCGAATCCAAAGCTCCGCAGCACCTGGAAAGTTTCTGCGGCTGTTTTGTGAATCTGGTTTTTGCCGTGTCAGCGCAGTTTGCCGGCGCCGTGGCCACCGTCGAATGGCTGATGTATTTTGACCACTTTGCACGTCTGGATTATGGCGACGATTACCTGAAAACGCATCGACGCATTATCAACAATCACCTGCAGCACGTGGTTTATGCCCTCAATCAGCCCGCCGCGGCCAGAGGCTATCAGTCAGTGTTCTGGAACATCTCGGCCTATGATGAATACTATTTCAAATCCCTGTTCGGCGATTTTGTTTTCCCGGACGGCGATCTTCCCCGCTGGGACAGCGTCAAGAAACTGCAATCTCATTTCATGAGCTGGTTCAATGACGAACGCAAGAAGGCGATTCTGACTTTCCCGGTGGTCACAGCCGCCATGCTTGTTGATGACAAGGGCCCGCGGGACCTGGATTTTGCCACGATGTGCGCCGACGAACTGAGCCGCGGCAACAGCTTCTTTATGTACATGAGCGATTCCGCCGACAGTCTGGCCAGCTGCTGCCGTCTGCGCAATGAAATCTCGGACAATACGTTCAGCTATTCTCTGGGGGCCGGGGGCGTCGCGACGGGATCCATTAATGTGATCACCATCAACATGAACCGCCTGGTGCAAAAAAATCTGGATCTGGCCGAGATGGTGGACAAAGTGCAAAAGTATCAGGTCGCTTATCGCCAGCTGATGCAGGAATATTTCGAGGCCGGCTTGTTAAGTGCCTATTCCGCAGGCTTTATCACCCTGACAAAACAGTTCCTGACCATCGGGATCAACGGCATGGTGGAAGCGGCCGAGTTTTCCGGCCTAAGCGTGGAAAACAGCGCAGCCTACAAGGACTTCGTGCGGGAAAAACTGAAAGTCATCTATGATGCCAACCGCAAAGCGCGGGAAAAATACGGTTTCATGTTCAACACCGAATTTGTTCCGGCGGAAAATCTTGGGGTGAAAAATGCCCAGTGGGATCGCAAAGACGGATTGTTCGTACCAAGGGACTGCTACAATTCCTATTTCTATGTGGTGGAAAACGACGGCGTCAATCCGCTGGACAAAATGGATCTGCACGGCAAGGAAATGATGCAATATCTGGATGGCGGCTCCGCCCTGCACTTGAATCTGGAGGAAAGACTGACTTCCGACGGATTCCTGAAACTGATCCGTGCGGCGGCTTTGTCAGGCTGTAATTACTGGTGTGTGAACATCAAGATCACGATCTGCAACGTTTGTGAACACATCGACAAAAGAACTCTGTACAAATGCAGCGAGTGCGGCAGTCAGGACATTGACCACGCCACCCGGGTCATAGGCTATCTGAAGC
- a CDS encoding Crp/Fnr family transcriptional regulator → MEKRFIDNCPICSTQEEDVTEQILSVIQKKTYPKNALLFEQEDESKGLFLITKGTVKISKISPNGKEIVLGLLGAGKTFGEGSLLGQDRQADTAATTEPTEVFYLPKKELQNILQKNPLLYQSVVASLVRWMANLNNVIENINTPSAKERVWSYLCRLQSEQNKPLLQLSGKKHEVALMLGLRPETFSRALAELENEGQIKMNHKQIQILQSPK, encoded by the coding sequence ATGGAAAAACGCTTCATCGACAACTGCCCGATCTGCTCCACCCAGGAAGAAGACGTCACTGAACAGATTCTTTCCGTCATTCAGAAAAAAACCTATCCTAAGAACGCCCTGCTGTTTGAACAGGAGGACGAATCCAAAGGTTTGTTCCTGATCACCAAGGGCACTGTGAAAATCTCAAAGATCTCTCCGAATGGGAAAGAGATCGTGCTGGGTCTTCTGGGCGCCGGAAAAACTTTTGGTGAAGGCAGTCTATTGGGACAGGATCGCCAGGCTGACACCGCAGCGACCACCGAACCCACCGAAGTGTTCTATCTGCCAAAAAAAGAACTGCAAAACATTCTGCAGAAAAACCCTCTGCTCTATCAATCTGTGGTGGCCTCTTTGGTGCGCTGGATGGCAAACCTCAACAACGTCATTGAAAACATCAACACACCTTCTGCAAAAGAGCGTGTGTGGTCCTATCTGTGCCGCCTGCAAAGCGAGCAAAACAAACCACTGCTGCAGCTGAGTGGAAAAAAACACGAAGTCGCGCTGATGCTGGGTCTCAGACCCGAAACCTTTTCGCGCGCACTGGCTGAACTCGAAAACGAAGGCCAGATCAAAATGAATCACAAACAAATTCAGATTCTGCAAAGTCCCAAATAA
- a CDS encoding HNH endonuclease family protein — protein sequence MKKTLLVMMLVATSGTSKALAEENLANPRFDDYYTVRESISSPAENFTGPWDAVQNLLQQNEEFFTELRTRFYSLVRFDHHTDGYGNVGERYNRAKHFGGWLNDHRDEDCYNTRAKVLMRDSEVPVGFASNGCTVSTGQWQDPYGDRQYSRASDIQIDHFVPLKNAYISGAHKWSRTKRCLYSNYLGNEFHLLSVFGKENASKSDKTPEGYMPPNPGYRCQYLVQWLKVKMIWSLGLTPPEKDTVLRLASENRCDLNDFVYSEGDLQNQRRFMNENMALCE from the coding sequence ATGAAGAAAACGCTTCTTGTGATGATGTTGGTGGCCACCTCGGGAACTTCAAAGGCCCTGGCAGAAGAAAATCTCGCCAACCCCCGTTTCGATGACTATTACACAGTCAGGGAATCCATTTCCTCTCCTGCCGAAAACTTCACCGGTCCTTGGGACGCGGTTCAAAACCTGCTGCAGCAAAATGAAGAATTTTTCACCGAGCTTCGCACTCGTTTTTATTCTCTGGTGCGCTTTGATCATCACACCGACGGATACGGAAATGTCGGGGAGCGATACAACCGCGCCAAACATTTTGGTGGCTGGTTGAATGATCACCGTGATGAAGACTGCTACAATACGCGCGCCAAAGTTCTGATGCGTGATTCAGAGGTGCCTGTGGGCTTTGCCTCCAACGGCTGCACAGTTTCCACGGGGCAGTGGCAGGATCCGTATGGTGATCGCCAGTATTCCCGCGCCAGCGATATTCAGATTGATCACTTTGTGCCGTTGAAAAATGCCTATATCAGCGGCGCTCACAAGTGGAGCCGCACCAAACGCTGTCTTTACTCCAATTATCTGGGGAATGAATTCCATCTTCTGTCTGTTTTCGGAAAAGAGAACGCTTCCAAGAGTGACAAAACTCCGGAAGGATACATGCCGCCGAATCCGGGCTATCGTTGTCAGTATCTGGTGCAGTGGTTGAAGGTGAAAATGATCTGGTCGCTGGGGCTGACACCGCCGGAAAAGGACACGGTTTTGCGACTGGCCAGTGAAAACCGCTGTGACTTGAATGATTTTGTCTATAGCGAAGGGGACTTGCAGAATCAGCGCCGTTTTATGAATGAGAATATGGCTCTGTGCGAATAG
- a CDS encoding Crp/Fnr family transcriptional regulator gives MSIKKECGPQPNLESCKTCGNRLDSILCSNPDVLLMVEKARVSCRFKAGQIIFYSGNDPLGIFTIQSGLVKLEVTSASGAAHTLRLVGPGGTLGYRSMFANEPYHASAVAVEDCELCFVPKAEIMNIFKSYPELAMKLLSHISKDLRMAEEKWMDQMDKGASERIAEALIFLQDHFAHQNWTRREIAQWAGTTPETVIRTLSQFEKDGLIDQTDGRSIRILSRDRLKDRAEIR, from the coding sequence ATGTCGATCAAAAAAGAATGCGGCCCTCAACCCAACCTTGAATCCTGCAAAACCTGTGGCAACCGCTTGGACAGCATTTTGTGCTCCAATCCGGATGTACTGCTGATGGTTGAAAAAGCCCGTGTTTCCTGCCGCTTCAAAGCCGGCCAGATCATTTTTTATTCCGGCAATGATCCTTTGGGTATTTTCACCATCCAGTCTGGTCTGGTTAAATTGGAAGTGACCTCAGCATCCGGCGCGGCTCACACCCTGCGTCTGGTCGGACCGGGCGGCACCCTGGGCTATCGCTCTATGTTTGCCAATGAGCCTTACCACGCTTCGGCTGTGGCGGTGGAAGACTGCGAACTGTGCTTCGTTCCCAAAGCCGAAATCATGAACATCTTCAAAAGTTATCCTGAACTGGCCATGAAGCTTCTGTCTCATATTTCCAAGGACCTGCGAATGGCCGAGGAAAAATGGATGGACCAAATGGATAAGGGCGCTTCCGAGCGCATCGCCGAAGCCCTGATCTTCCTGCAAGATCACTTCGCACATCAGAACTGGACACGCCGGGAAATCGCCCAGTGGGCCGGCACAACTCCAGAAACCGTGATTCGCACCTTGTCTCAGTTTGAAAAAGACGGCCTGATTGACCAGACAGATGGGCGCAGCATTCGCATTCTTTCCCGCGACCGTCTGAAAGACCGCGCGGAGATTCGCTAA
- the nrdG gene encoding anaerobic ribonucleoside-triphosphate reductase activating protein produces the protein MNIYKHDIVFQEVPNHISLAFYVCGCPLKCPGCHSPELWTEKTGTPLTPIMFLELVRRYRQRISCVLFLGGEWRQDELLEFLKLAHQEDLLTALYTGLDHIPHELQQHLDFLKTGPWITARGGLWSPTTNQIFRDLRSGETLNHLFQHNTKEPSL, from the coding sequence ATGAACATCTATAAGCACGACATCGTCTTCCAGGAAGTCCCAAATCATATCTCATTGGCGTTTTATGTTTGTGGCTGCCCGTTGAAATGTCCGGGGTGTCATTCTCCGGAACTTTGGACCGAAAAGACCGGCACTCCCCTGACGCCGATCATGTTTCTTGAACTGGTGCGACGCTACCGCCAGCGAATCTCCTGCGTCCTCTTCCTGGGTGGAGAATGGCGCCAGGACGAACTCCTTGAATTTTTAAAACTCGCGCATCAGGAAGATCTCCTCACCGCTCTTTATACGGGGCTGGATCACATCCCGCATGAACTGCAACAACACCTCGACTTTTTAAAAACCGGCCCGTGGATCACTGCCCGCGGAGGCCTGTGGTCGCCCACCACCAATCAGATCTTCAGGGATCTGCGTAGCGGTGAAACTTTAAATCATCTTTTTCAACACAACACAAAGGAGCCCTCCCTATGA